A region from the Lutra lutra chromosome 1, mLutLut1.2, whole genome shotgun sequence genome encodes:
- the LOC125109289 gene encoding olfactory receptor 5H2-like yields the protein MEKDNATFLTKLILTGLTYEPQWQIPLFLLFLAIYLLTIVGKLGLIALIWNDTQLHIPMYLFLGSLALVDAWLSSTVSPKMLVNFFSESKMISLSECMIQLFSFAISVTTECFLLATMAYDRYVAICKTLLYPVIMSNTLCIQLILLSFLGGLLHAIIHTSFLFRLTFCNSIIVHHFYCDIILLFKISCTDPSINYLIVFIFSGSIQVFTTLTVLVSYTLVLFTVLKKKSLQGIKKAFSTCGAHLLSVSLYYGPLLFMYVRPRSAQTDNQDMMDSLFYTIIIPVLNPMIYSLRNKKVIDSLGKMLKRNV from the coding sequence ATGGAAAAGGATAATGCAACATTCCTGACAAAATTGATTCTCACAGGACTCACATATGAACCACAGTGGCAAATCCCCCTGTTCCTGTTGTTCTTGGCTATCTATCTTCTCACCATTGTGGGGAAACTTGGGCTGATTGCTCTCATTTGGAATGACACTCAGCTTCACATCCCTATGTACTTATTCCTTGGGAGTCTGGCATTAGTGGATGCTTGGTTATCATCCACAGTATCCCCCAAGATGCTAGTCAACTTCTTTTCTGAGAGCaagatgatctctctctctgaatgcatgatacaattattttcctttgcaaTCAGCGTAACCACAGAATGTTTTCTGCTGGCAACAATGGCATATGATCGGTATGTGGCCATATGCAAAACCTTACTTTATCCAGTGATTATGTCCAATACACTATGCATCCAGCTGATACTTTTGTCATTTTTAGGTGGCCTTCTTCATGCCATAattcatacttcttttttattcagaTTAACCTTCTGCAATTCCATCATAGTACATCACTTTTACTGTGACATTATACTATTATTTAAGATTTCTTGTACTGATCCTTCTATTAATTATCTGatagtatttattttctctgggtCAATACAAGTATTTACCACTTTGACTGTTCTTGTGTCTTACACACTAGTTCTCtttacagtcttaaaaaagaagtctctACAGGGCATAAAGAAAGCCTTCTCCACCTGTGGAGCCCATCTTTTATCTGTGTCTTTATACTATGGCCCCCTTCTCTTCATGTATGTGCGCCCTAGATCCGCACAAACAGATAATCAAGATATGATGGACTCTCTATTTTACACTATTATAATTCCCGTGTTAAACCCAATGATCTATAGCCTGAGAAATAAGAAAGTCATAGATTCACTGggaaaaatgttaaagagaaatgtttag